The DNA region ACAATGAAATTTGGAGCACTACTAAAGCTACCTGTGTCTTCTTGTATGTGTGGATATGGTAGCAAAGCCAGTACATCCGGTAAACAACCTCAAGGCAAGAATCCTCTGTTAAAAACGACATATCATCAATAAGTTATAACAAAATCTCTTCAAATGTGTTCTTTTAATAAACCATGATGATTCTGTTAGCTGTCTTACTTGAATCCCTGCCGTTATAAAACATCTTAAGATCACCACCGGCAGAGAAAGCTCTACCTGCACCCTGCACAAATAAGATATGTTAAGAAATCAATCTACACTACAGTAGTAGAAAATCATCAACAGATCaaggaccaaaaaaaatcaaaccttgatCAGTATAAGCTTTGCTTGGTCATCCTTCTCCCACATTTCAAGGTATTCTGCAAGCTTGAGGACCTGAGTTTCAAATTTTACCATTAAGGCGGCATTCAACATGGAGAAATATATCAGCTTCTGATCTAAGATATCAAAAATACCACTTCCGGAGAGATGACATTCAGCTGACGAGGGCGGTTTAGAGTAGACAATCTCACAGAACCTTGTTCCTCTCCAATCACAAACTGTGTAACAATGCCAGACTCCAAAAGTTTTAATGATGGTTTACGACTGAATCatgaataagaaaacaaaactacaaaagacTGAAAAAGGCAGTAGGTTACCGGCTCATTAATGATTCCACCTTCTTGAGCCATCTCCAGCTTTATTAAACGTCAACAATAACTTACTAATCTGATCAATAAAAACCATCAGTTTGAATGGATCGGATATGACAAAACAATCTCAAACTCAAACGAGAAAACTACAACGCTTCACACCCAATGTGACAAATCCCAAGGTTTAGGAACTTGCAACAATCTAATTTCAACCTCACCAGGTTGTTCTTTACTTCATCCACCGAGAACAAAAACACCAAAGTCTATTGAAAAGTATAAAACTTTATGATGCAGAAGGAGCATTTCAACTAAAGTCTACACTTTCAAATCAACGAATAAACGGCCAAAGACTCAAAAATGAAGAGACTTTTAACGGGTACAGAATCACCACAACTTGAGAGAAACCCATCACGCAAGTTCCAAAAGAAAGACATGCTCTACTACCAAACCCAATAGGCTCTCACAAAACTGAAGAAGCTAAAAGTGAAAtcaaatgaaagagagagagagggagaatgAGAAAAGGATACCTTGAGAGAGGAGAAGCAAAAGGGgtttggtgaaggaaggagcTCAAAATGTGAGAAACCATTTATATAATAAAGGTCTCTAACTATTTGTTCAGACATTGAGAAAATGGCAGGTGAAGCTAATCATCAATGGGAGGGTTTGGTAGGAAAAAAAAGACCTCTGTAGCTTTCGACCTCTTTAGCTTTTCTTCTACCTAactcttttcatctttttatacAGTACAATCCtcaagtaaatataaaaaagtatttattCTATTTTCGTTTTAGATAATAGTAATGGGCCTCGCAGCCCAAAGCCCATTCCACCATTAAATAAAGCtctaaaaaggtaaaacaaagtATCTCTTTTCTCCTCTGTGCGTTTGCTTGCTTCCCCCCCATTGAAGGTTCTGCTAAAACCCTCTTTGCTCACCACTTGCCGAACCAAAGCCACGACCTGCTTATTATCGATATCGAGATCCAACCAAAACCATATCTGCTTATTGTCTCTCTCAGGTAAAAATCCTCGCTCCTTATCTCATGTTTCTTAGAAAATTCATTGCGTAGAACCCTAAAAGTGCCACACAAGTATCTGAAAAGTTGTATTTGCCATCGAAACGGTTACGGCCGTGTtcctctctatctatctatctttcCGAATGCTTTATCTGATGTTTTATTCCCGTTCTAGATTTAAGACCcggttttgaatttgtttttgtttttgtttttagggtttgaagtcttttttttttttttttttttgttaaacaaataaaaggttAAAAAAGGGTTTGAAGTCTTGATTCTTGAATAATGGAGAAGCCTTCGAAGGAGGCAGCTGCGGCCCCAGTATCCTTATATTGGGACATAAAGATGTTTCCGGTCCCCGATGGCTATGATGCTCGTCGGGTGGGTCCGAGTATCAAACGGAATTTGAGGAAGTTAGGCTACACTGGTCCTGTCACCATCATTGCCATTGGCGTACTAACAGAGGTCCCCTTTGGCATCCTTGAATCCCTCTATTCTACTGGGATCACTCTTAAGAACGTGGGCTGCACTCCCAGAGACGCTATGAGTCTATTCATTGACTTTTATAGTGTTGCTCCACCCCCCGATAATATGGTGTTCCTATCCGCTCCACCAAACTGCTTTCAGCCATTCTACTATACGCATGTTGACAAGTTACGTAAGAAGGGACACTACACTACTTTACTGTTTGCACGTAATTCTCAAGATCAAAAGTGCCTCTGGGAAGATAACTTGCTTCTGGCAGGTGAGTTTGTGCGTCTTTGGCTTGTTCAATTCTGATTGGATTATGTTGCTGAACTAGCtgctaattttcttttaattattccCACAGATCCAGGGGTACTCGAGGGGGCAAAGTGCGGTGAAACCGGTAAACCTTCCTTTTGGGATTGCGATGTGTGCCATGGTCTTCGTGGCTACGGCTTTGAAAATTTTCTCACCCATCTTTCTACTCGGCAACATAAACAATTGGTAATTAAGCATCCTAGCTGAGTTTTTTCATGGTCTAACTACTTTTTGACTCAAACAAGCTTTTACTAACCCCCCATGTCCACTTGATGATTCAAGCAGTTTTCAGACTGGAATACATATGCCACCTTTGACTCTGACTCGAAATCTCATTCGAAATCTCATTCGAAATCTCACTCGAAATCTCATTCGAAATCTGACTCTGGCGTGGAGGCTCCTATCATAGTGCGCAGGAAAATATTGAGTAAAAATCAAGGTCTTTTTTCCCGGACAATGCTACAATTACGGTGAGTGAAAAGCAGCCAAAAGGCCTGTTTGAATATATATCTATCTGAAAACGTTGAGATTTctaatcttttgatttcttgatgTAAACTAAAACATTGTAAGCTTACTACCGAAAGTAACTAGAAGAAGAGTAGGCTTACTACCGAAAGTAACAACAAGAAGAGAAGGacgtgaagaagatgatgagtacTTTTGTATGGTGTGAAACTGTGAATGGTTTGTTCTACTTCTAGAATGTCTGTGTGACagcttattttatttatctacaGGTGTTAATTATAAAGTGGCACAGTGTGAAATATTATTTACTGTAAAGTCTTGATGTTTGACTTTTCTGGAACGACTTATCTA from Camelina sativa cultivar DH55 chromosome 3, Cs, whole genome shotgun sequence includes:
- the LOC104778590 gene encoding uncharacterized protein LOC104778590; its protein translation is MEKPSKEAAAAPVSLYWDIKMFPVPDGYDARRVGPSIKRNLRKLGYTGPVTIIAIGVLTEVPFGILESLYSTGITLKNVGCTPRDAMSLFIDFYSVAPPPDNMVFLSAPPNCFQPFYYTHVDKLRKKGHYTTLLFARNSQDQKCLWEDNLLLADPGVLEGAKCGETGKPSFWDCDVCHGLRGYGFENFLTHLSTRQHKQLVIKHPS